One genomic window of Actinoplanes lobatus includes the following:
- the mmsA gene encoding multiple monosaccharide ABC transporter ATP-binding protein — MAHDTTPILEMRGITKTFPGVKALSDVTLGVARGEVHAICGENGAGKSTLMKVLSGVYPHGSYDGDIVFEGETCRFKTTRDSEERGIVIIHQELALSPYLSIAENIFLGNERARGGVINWAQTNKQAADLLARVGLEESPDTRIQDIGVGKQQLVEIAKALSKKVKLLILDEPTAALNDEDSAHLLDLIRHLKGQGITSIIISHKLNEIAAIADSTTIIRDGQSIETMDMHGAEPVSEDRIIRAMVGRDLENRYPAHTPTIGEEVLRIENWTVHHPADHSRVVVDNADLNVRGGEIVGIAGLMGAGRTELAMSIFGRSWGANISGKLFLHGKPVSIKTVDAAIGHGIAYATEDRKHYGLNLIDDIKRNTSAAKLQRITSGGVVDAGREVVMAEQFRKDMKTKANSVDVVVGKLSGGNQQKVVLAKWLFAEPEVLILDEPTRGIDVGAKYEIYEIINKLADSGKAVIVISSELPELLGICDRIYAMSQGRITGQLPRAEASQESLMRYMTMEKSGATR, encoded by the coding sequence ATGGCACACGACACCACCCCGATCCTGGAGATGCGGGGGATCACCAAGACCTTCCCGGGCGTCAAGGCGCTCTCGGACGTCACCCTCGGCGTCGCCCGCGGTGAGGTCCACGCCATTTGCGGTGAGAACGGCGCGGGCAAGTCCACCCTCATGAAGGTGCTGTCGGGTGTCTACCCGCACGGCAGCTACGACGGCGACATCGTCTTCGAGGGCGAGACCTGCCGATTCAAGACGACCCGCGACTCCGAGGAGCGCGGCATCGTCATCATCCACCAGGAGCTGGCGCTCAGCCCGTACCTGTCGATCGCCGAGAACATCTTCCTCGGCAACGAGCGGGCCCGCGGCGGCGTCATCAACTGGGCACAGACCAACAAGCAGGCCGCCGACCTGCTCGCCCGGGTCGGACTGGAAGAATCCCCGGACACCAGGATCCAGGACATCGGCGTCGGCAAGCAGCAGCTCGTGGAGATCGCCAAGGCGCTCTCCAAGAAGGTCAAGCTGCTCATCCTCGACGAGCCCACCGCGGCGCTCAACGACGAGGACTCCGCGCACCTGCTCGACCTGATCCGGCACCTCAAGGGCCAGGGGATCACGTCGATCATCATCTCGCACAAGCTCAACGAGATCGCCGCGATCGCCGACAGCACGACGATCATCCGCGACGGCCAGAGCATCGAGACCATGGACATGCACGGCGCCGAGCCGGTCTCCGAGGACCGCATCATCCGCGCCATGGTCGGCCGTGACCTGGAGAACCGCTACCCGGCGCACACCCCGACCATCGGCGAGGAGGTGCTGCGGATCGAGAACTGGACCGTGCACCACCCGGCCGACCACAGCCGGGTCGTCGTCGACAACGCCGACCTGAACGTGCGCGGCGGCGAGATCGTCGGCATCGCCGGGCTGATGGGCGCCGGCCGCACCGAGCTGGCCATGAGCATCTTCGGCCGCAGCTGGGGCGCCAACATCTCCGGCAAGCTGTTCCTGCACGGCAAGCCGGTCTCGATCAAGACCGTCGACGCGGCCATCGGGCACGGCATCGCGTACGCCACCGAGGACCGCAAGCACTACGGCCTCAACCTGATCGACGACATCAAGCGCAACACCTCGGCCGCCAAGCTCCAGCGCATCACCTCCGGCGGTGTGGTCGACGCCGGCCGCGAGGTCGTCATGGCCGAGCAGTTCCGCAAGGACATGAAGACCAAGGCCAACAGCGTGGACGTGGTCGTCGGCAAGCTGTCCGGCGGCAACCAGCAGAAGGTCGTCCTCGCCAAGTGGCTCTTCGCCGAGCCCGAGGTGCTGATCCTCGACGAGCCCACCCGCGGCATCGACGTCGGCGCCAAGTACGAGATCTACGAGATCATCAACAAGCTCGCGGACTCCGGTAAGGCCGTCATCGTGATCTCCTCGGAGCTGCCCGAGCTGCTCGGCATCTGCGACCGGATCTACGCGATGAGCCAGGGCCGGATCACCGGGCAACTTCCCCGCGCCGAGGCCAGCCAGGAGAGCCTCATGCGCTACATGACCATGGAGAAGAGCGGAGCAACGCGGTGA
- the mmsB gene encoding multiple monosaccharide ABC transporter permease: protein MSATTTLEQPKAQPEPSKKNDGGSLKAYLGQNVQQYGMIAVLLLIIAAFQWSTDGLMLNPDNIAALIQQNAYVFVLTIGMVMVIVAGHIDLSVGSVVAFVGGICAVMITDFELSWPVAVAISIVIGGLVGCWQGFWVAYAGIPAFIVTLGGMLLFRGLAIVVLEQTIAGLPSGFNDISNGSLPAAGYVGNLDAVTLFIGVFAFAGLTIAQIRARRELTKLDLRTEPFAAFAGKLVLSALAIGAITYLLASSAAGTPIVLVIVGVLVLIYTFLMNNTIFGRHIYAMGGNLPAAMLSGVKTKRVNFLIFVNMGLLAGVAAVITTSRAGAGIAAAGTNYELDAIAAAFIGGTSVNGGIGKITGAITGALIMGVLNMGLSIMGTDPAYQQVIKGLVLIAAVALDILNKRRGK, encoded by the coding sequence GTGAGCGCCACCACCACGCTCGAGCAGCCGAAGGCACAGCCCGAGCCCTCCAAGAAGAACGACGGTGGGTCGCTCAAGGCCTACCTCGGTCAGAACGTCCAGCAGTACGGCATGATCGCGGTCCTGCTGCTGATCATCGCGGCCTTCCAGTGGTCGACCGACGGTCTGATGCTCAACCCGGACAACATCGCCGCGCTGATCCAGCAGAACGCGTACGTGTTCGTCCTGACCATCGGCATGGTCATGGTCATCGTGGCCGGGCACATCGACCTGTCGGTCGGATCCGTGGTCGCGTTCGTCGGCGGCATCTGCGCCGTCATGATCACCGACTTCGAGCTGTCGTGGCCGGTCGCCGTCGCCATCTCGATCGTGATCGGCGGTCTCGTCGGCTGCTGGCAGGGCTTCTGGGTCGCCTACGCGGGCATCCCGGCGTTCATCGTCACCCTCGGCGGCATGCTGCTGTTCCGCGGTCTGGCCATCGTCGTGCTCGAGCAGACCATCGCCGGCCTGCCCAGCGGCTTCAACGACATCAGCAACGGCTCGCTGCCGGCCGCCGGTTACGTCGGCAACCTCGACGCCGTCACCCTGTTCATCGGCGTGTTCGCCTTCGCCGGGCTGACCATCGCCCAGATCCGGGCCCGCCGTGAGCTGACCAAGCTGGACCTGCGCACCGAGCCGTTCGCCGCGTTCGCCGGCAAGCTCGTGCTGTCCGCCCTGGCCATCGGCGCGATCACCTACCTGCTCGCGTCCAGCGCCGCCGGCACCCCGATCGTGCTGGTCATCGTCGGCGTGCTGGTGCTGATCTACACGTTCCTGATGAACAACACGATCTTCGGCCGGCACATCTACGCGATGGGCGGCAACCTGCCCGCCGCGATGCTCTCCGGTGTGAAGACCAAGCGGGTCAACTTCCTGATCTTCGTGAACATGGGCCTGCTCGCCGGCGTCGCCGCGGTCATCACCACCTCCCGGGCCGGTGCCGGCATCGCCGCCGCCGGTACCAACTACGAGCTGGACGCGATCGCCGCGGCCTTCATCGGCGGAACCTCCGTCAACGGCGGCATCGGCAAGATCACCGGCGCGATCACCGGTGCCCTGATCATGGGCGTGCTCAACATGGGCCTGTCCATCATGGGCACCGACCCCGCCTACCAGCAGGTGATCAAGGGCCTCGTCCTGATCGCCGCCGTCGCGCTCGACATCCTCAACAAGCGGCGCGGCAAGTAA